The genomic region TTCTTCCCCGCCTCCGACGTGCGGCTGCTCGCCGACCTCGGCGTGCGCCACGTGGGGGAGAACCGCCACCAGGAGGCCGAGGCGAAGGCTGCCGAGTGCGCCGACTTGGGTCTGACCTGGCACTTCATCGGCGGCCTGCAGAGCAACAAGGCCGCGGCGGTCGCGGCGTACGCCCAGGTGGTGGAGTCGGTCGACCGCTCGAAGCTCGTGCGCCCGCTGGACCGGGGCGCCCAGGGCCGGGACGCCCCGGTGGACGTGCTGCTCCAGGTGAGCCTCGACCCGCCCGGGGCGGTCGGCCGTGCCGGGGCCGACCCGGCCGACGTGCCGGCGCTCGCGGCCTCCGTCGCCGAGGCGCCCGCGCTCCGGCTGCGCGGACTGATGGGCGTCGCGCCGCTCGGGGGCGACCCGGAGGCGGCGTTCGGCCGGCTCGCGCAGGTGCACCGCGACCTGCGCGCCACCTTCCCGGACGCCACCTGGCTCTCGGCCGGGATGAGCGGGGACCTGGAGCAGGCCGTGCGCGCCGGTGCGACACACGTCCGCATCGGCTCGGCGGTCCTCGGTTCGAGACCGGAAACCAAGTAGTGTCCGAATCACCGTCACGTGCACCCGGACTCGGGTGCCACAGTTCCGAAGGGGAACACTCATGAGCGGCGCTATGCGCAGGATCGGCGAGTACCTCGGCCTGGTCGAGGACACCGGTCGCTACGACGACGAGGTCGACGGCCAGTACGACGACGGGGACGGCTACGGCGCCGAGACCCAGGCGATGCCGGCGTCGCGGCCCAAGACCCGCGAGGCCCGGCGCGAGGCGCGTCCGGCGCCGGTCGCGGACCTCGCCGAGCGCCGCCGTCCGGTGCCCGCCGGCGCCGCCGGAACGGTCGGTCCGGTCGGGGTGGTCGCGGAGCTCTCGCGGATCCTCACCCTGCACCCCCGCACGTACAACGAGGCCCGGACCGTCGGCGAGAACTTCCGCGACGGGACGCCGGTGATCATGAACCTCTCCGAGATGGACGACGCCGACGCCAAGCGCCTCGTGGACTTCGCGGCGGGCCTGGTCTTCGCGACGCGTGGCACCATCGAGCGCGTGACCAACAAGGTCTTCCTGCTCTCGCCGGCCAACGTCTCGGTCTCCTCCGAGGACAAGCAGCGGATCGCCGAGGGCGGATTCTTCAACCAGAGCTGAGGCCCGTCAGGGGTATCGGCTCGTTCACGAGCAGGAGCGAAGTCCGCACGTGCAGGCCGTTGGTGTTCTTCTCTATGTCGTTGTCCTGGTGTTCTTCGCCATGCTCTGGATCCGGTTCATCGTGGACTGGGTCCAGGTCTTCGCGCGCGGCTGGTCCCCGCGGGGGCTGCTGCTGGTCGTGCTGGAGACCGTCTACACGGTGACGGACCCGCCGATCAAGGCGCTGCGCCGCGTGATTCCCCCGCTGCGCATCGGCAACTTCGCCCTGGACCTCAGCTTCCTGATCGTCATGGTCTGCACCTACGTGCTGCTCTCGGTCATCCGTGGCGTGTTCGCGTGAGGCGGGCCGGGTGCCCGGCGGGTCACACCAGTCACACCGCAGGCGCTATTGTTCGACGGACACATCAGCAACCGATGAATGAATGGGTGAGGTCATGCCGCTGACGCCTGAGGACGTGAGCAACAAGCGCTTTACGCCCGTCCGGCTTCGTGAGGGCTACGACATGGGCGAGGTCGACCAGTTCCTCGACGAGGTGGAGGCCGAGCTCGCGCGGCTGACCAAGGAGAACGACGACCTCCGGGCGAAGCTCTCCGCCGCACAGTCGGGTGCTCCGGCCCCCGCGCCGGCGGAGAAGGCTCCCGAGCCGGTCGTCCAGGAGAAGGCTCCCGAGCCTGCTCCTGCTCCGACGCCCGCCCCGGCGCCGTACGCCCCCGGGTCTGGCTCGATCCAGACCATCCGGGTCGAGACGGTCCCCGAGGCCTCCAGTGCCGCAGCGCGGCTGCTGGAGATCGCGACCCGGAACGCCGACGAGGTCATGGAGGACGCGAAGAACGAGGCCGACAAGATCGTCGGTGCGGCTCGGACCAAGGCCGAGCGCCTGGAGTCGGAGTCGAAGAGCAAGGCGGACCGGCTCGAGGCCGACGCCCGTACCCGTGCGCAGATGCTGGACTCCGAGACCGCGGAGCGGCGCCAGACGCTGTTCGGCGAGCTCGAGCGGGAGCGTGACCGCCTCACGAACGAGGTGGAGACGCTGCGGTCCTTCGAGCGCGAGTACCGCTCGCGCCTGAAGACCTACTTCACCCAGCAGCTCGAGGCGCTCAACGGCGCCGCCGAGACTCCCGCGCCCACCGACGAGCAGCCGGCGCCCAAGCGCCTGCGCTCGATCCTCGGCGACGACGAGAGCTGAGCGAGCAGCACAGCACGAGAACAGCCTCACCGCGACGCGGCCGGCCCCTGAGGGGGTCGGCCGCGTCGCGTTTTGCTGCGTCCTGCCCGCCGCGGTTTCCACAACGGGGTGGCGGCAGGGCGGGGAAGTGGTTACTGTCCGTGAACTCGGTTGTGGCCCAGGCCACAAATCCCGGCGCCTGAGGAGGCCCGTGATGGCTCGCAGCAAGACCACCTCACCCGACGACAAGTCCGCGAGCGCGGCACGGGACGTGAACGGCAAGGTCGCGGGCGCTGCCCCGGGCTCCCCGGCGCGCAAGGCCCCCGCCGCCAAGGAGCCCGCGCCGAGGAAGGCCGCCGCGAAGAAGACCTCGGCGAGCCGGGGGAGCAGGTCCGGGTCCTCCGCGCAGCACGCCACCGTCCTGGTCGTGAAGGAGGGCGAGAGCGCGTGGACCTCGACGGAGCTGGCGGAGGTGCTCGCCGAGCTCCAGGCCCAGCGCGGGCGCAGCCTGACGATCGTGGGGGAGCACGAGCACGAGCTGAGCGGCCTGATGCGCGACGCCGGCGACGGAGCCGGCCAGGACCAGGCGGACGTCGGCTCGACGACGTTCGAGCGTGACCACGAGCTGCACGTGCTGACCAGCGAGCGCGACAAGGTGGCCCAG from Nocardioides pantholopis harbors:
- a CDS encoding YggT family protein, with amino-acid sequence MFFAMLWIRFIVDWVQVFARGWSPRGLLLVVLETVYTVTDPPIKALRRVIPPLRIGNFALDLSFLIVMVCTYVLLSVIRGVFA
- a CDS encoding YggS family pyridoxal phosphate-dependent enzyme, with the protein product MSTGPQGHVSTAERRQELAANLAAVRERIARACADAGRDADEVTLVVVTKFFPASDVRLLADLGVRHVGENRHQEAEAKAAECADLGLTWHFIGGLQSNKAAAVAAYAQVVESVDRSKLVRPLDRGAQGRDAPVDVLLQVSLDPPGAVGRAGADPADVPALAASVAEAPALRLRGLMGVAPLGGDPEAAFGRLAQVHRDLRATFPDATWLSAGMSGDLEQAVRAGATHVRIGSAVLGSRPETK
- a CDS encoding cell division protein SepF; amino-acid sequence: MSGAMRRIGEYLGLVEDTGRYDDEVDGQYDDGDGYGAETQAMPASRPKTREARREARPAPVADLAERRRPVPAGAAGTVGPVGVVAELSRILTLHPRTYNEARTVGENFRDGTPVIMNLSEMDDADAKRLVDFAAGLVFATRGTIERVTNKVFLLSPANVSVSSEDKQRIAEGGFFNQS
- a CDS encoding TraR/DksA family transcriptional regulator, with the protein product MARSKTTSPDDKSASAARDVNGKVAGAAPGSPARKAPAAKEPAPRKAAAKKTSASRGSRSGSSAQHATVLVVKEGESAWTSTELAEVLAELQAQRGRSLTIVGEHEHELSGLMRDAGDGAGQDQADVGSTTFERDHELHVLTSERDKVAQIDRALGRIEDGTYGACETCDQAIGKMRLMAFPRATLCLTCKQREERR
- a CDS encoding DivIVA domain-containing protein, producing MPLTPEDVSNKRFTPVRLREGYDMGEVDQFLDEVEAELARLTKENDDLRAKLSAAQSGAPAPAPAEKAPEPVVQEKAPEPAPAPTPAPAPYAPGSGSIQTIRVETVPEASSAAARLLEIATRNADEVMEDAKNEADKIVGAARTKAERLESESKSKADRLEADARTRAQMLDSETAERRQTLFGELERERDRLTNEVETLRSFEREYRSRLKTYFTQQLEALNGAAETPAPTDEQPAPKRLRSILGDDES